The following proteins are co-located in the Macadamia integrifolia cultivar HAES 741 chromosome 3, SCU_Mint_v3, whole genome shotgun sequence genome:
- the LOC122073168 gene encoding dof zinc finger protein DOF5.3-like — protein MGLSSKQVSVDVLDWSQSLLQSRSLMELPKPPQQQQQQQQSTPPLRCPRCDSTNTKFCYYNNYNKSQPRHFCKTCKRHWTKGGTLRNVPVGGGRKNKRLKTSNSSSSSAATTNTPNLRAKNSNDNNLGIQSLQQNLSLPFSDQKSISEILYQAMLPPTSSQQLPDFNIDVNVSSSSGFLGSTLSLPLLPNFPFNFDNNPSALISSSFTGAFSSPNVYSHPIKMGTAEDPISTTTSSADTTIATTVSTAMPFQVPPTTSGSLMDSSQFWNWDDDFTAIVTNDLGQPWDDPDGDDSSTKQL, from the coding sequence ATGGGCCTGAGCTCGAAGCAAGTTTCGGTTGATGTTCTGGATTGGAGCCAGAGTTTGTTGCAGTCAAGATCATTAATGGAGCTTCCAAAACCTCctcagcaacaacaacaacaacaacaatcgaCACCGCCGTTGAGGTGTCCAAGGTGTGATTCAACAAACACCAAATTTTGTTACTACAACAATTACAATAAATCACAGCCACGCCATTTCTGCAAGACATGTAAAAGGCACTGGACCAAAGGAGGTACTCTCCGCAATGTCCCTGTCGGCGGCGGCCGGAAAAACAAGCGTCTCAAGACatcaaactcctcttcctcttccgcCGCCACCACAAATACCCCCAATCTTCGGGCCAAGAATTCTAACGACAACAATTTGGGAATTCAATCTCTGCAACagaatctctctcttcctttcagTGATCAGAAGAGCATATCAGAGATCCTCTACCAGGCAATGCTGCCTCCAACATCATCGCAGCAGCTTCCAGATTTCAACATAGACGTCAACGTCAGCAGCAGCAGTGGCTTCTTGGGTTCGACGTTGTCTTTACCTCTTCTTCCAAACTTTCCCTTTAATTTTGACAACAACCCATCAGCTttgatttcctcttctttcaccGGAGCCTTCTCTTCTCCAAATGTGTACAGTCACCCAATCAAAATGGGAACAGCCGAGGATCCCATCAGCACAACCACCTCCTCCGCCGACACTACCATCGCCACCACAGTATCGACGGCAATGCCATTTCAAGTCCCTCCTACTACTAGCGGAAGTTTAATGGATTCTTCCCAATTCTGGAATTGGGATGATGATTTCACAGCCATCGTCACTAATGATCTTGGGCAACCTTGGGATGATCCAGATGGTGATGATTCTTCAACCAAACAACTCTGA